DNA from Balaenoptera ricei isolate mBalRic1 chromosome 6, mBalRic1.hap2, whole genome shotgun sequence:
CCATGGCCGAGTCCGCCTGCTACTGAGTCAGGGGCATTCCTGTTACAGACCAAGGAGGACTGGAGAAAGAAAGCGCAAAGCTGTACAGGGTTGCATTGTGGATGCCAATCTGAGCATTCTCAATTTGGTCATTGtaaaaaaaggggagaaggatATTCCTGGACTCACTGATACTACTGTGCCTCGTCGCCTGGGGCCCAAAAGATCTAGCAGAATCCACAAGCTTTTCAATCTCTCTAAAGAAGATGATGTCCGCCAGTACGTTGTGAGAAAGCCCCTAAACAAAGAAGGTAAGAAACCTAGGACCAAAGCACCCAAGATTCAGCGTCTTGTTACTCCACGTGTTCTGCAACACAAACGTCGGCGAATTGCTCTGAAGAAACAGCGtactaagaaaaataaggaagaggCTGCAGAATATGCTAAACTTTTGGCCAAGAGAATGAAGGAGGCCAAAGAAAAACGCCAGGAACAGATTGCCAAGAGACGGAGGCTGTCCTCCCTGAGAGCTTCTACTTCTAAGTCTGAGTCCAGTCAAAAATGAGATGTTCTAAGagtaacaaataaataagatcagacatcaaaaaaaaaaaagaaaagaaaagaaattcaccaAGCACATTCTTAGACAGATGGGGGTGTTAGGTAGAAAGCTAAAGCATATATGACCAGATGGACTTACCATGAACATTTAACACCTTTAGGGACTTCATATAGGATTCTGGGGAGGCAACTAGCAGCTGCTTCCTAGGGCTCTGCGGCATCCGTCTGGCTGTTTTCTGTTGGTTTTGTTGGTACAGCTAGCTGATAGGAAATCAGAATTGTCCCTAATTACTCCTCCCCTCCTCGCTTTTGTCCCAGGGCAATAAGGACTGGATAATGGTATGTAGAGAGCTACCCAAGCTAAGGAATGAAGAGCCATTTGCTGGGATAGCCTGACTCACTTGGGACTTGAGTACCACTGTTCTTtgactccttctcttcctctgcagGGCCTCAAGTGCAGCTGATAGAGCTTTGGGAGGGAATTGGAAGTAATAAGAGTGGGGGCTCCTGGGTCTCTTCGTAACAGAGCCTTCCTAATTCTTTCACAGTGAGTGCCACAACTCTTCCGACCGCATTAAGGTACGTGTGTGGGATGAGGATGATGACATCAAGTCAAGAGTAAAGCAGCGGCTAAAGCGAGAGTCTGATGATTTCCTTGGCCAAACCATCATTGAGGTTCGAACACTGAGTGGCGAGATGGACGTCTGGTACAACTTGGGTGAGGAAGCAGGACCAGAGAAAGTTTCTGGGAAGGGAGAGCATGAATGGGGAACCTGGGGAAACTCCTATCTACCAAAACCACCACTCAGTCCCCAAAGCATACCTCTATACAGAGCCTTGCCTTCCCTACAGGGAACCGACCATGCATAGAGATGGGGGACAGAGGAGTGGGGGTGTCTGGAACTCACTCTGGCTGGACATTTTCCAGATTTCAGAAGGCCTTTTTATCTTCATACTCAGCCCTAATGCCTTTAGTCCCTTGAGCACTTCTTTTCTCCCACCCAGCCAGTTCTGGGGTATTTGTGGACTATATGGTCACTGGAATGAGTTCACCTATTAGGTGAACACTTGGGTCAGTGCCTCCTTTTCCTTGGGTTAAGCCAGGTTGGGGGCTGTCTATGCTGTCTGCGGTTGCATTGGTGTCAATCTCCAGTCttctttccttcctagagaagagGACAGACAAATCAGCCGTCTCAGGAGCTATCCGACTACAAATCAATGTGGAGatcaagggggaggagaaggtagCCCCGTATCATGTGCAGTATACGTGTCTCCATGAGGTGAGCCAGCTCTTGGTAGATGGGATGCCAGAAAGCAATGTTGGGAGGGGCCTTTGACAATAAGTAGGATTGCTAGATGGTTGAAGATCTGgagcctatttttattttattcttggctcACTGTGCTACCCTGGACAGCCCACATAACATTCCCAGCCTCAGTTCTCTTTCACTAATGTGAGAACAGCCTACTGGGGCCACAGGAGTTACTGAGCAATGACTTGAAGGACAGAACTTCTATGGAACCCTATCCACATTCTCCTGGTCTTTaccagcaggttttttttttctccaacatatatttaagtctttaatatcaatatatattttactctGTCTTCTACAGAACCTCTTCCATTACCTCACAGACATTCAGGGCAGTGGAGGAGTCCACATCCCTGAGGCTCGAGGAGACGATGCATGGAAGGTGTACTTTGATGAGACTGCCCAAGAAATTGTGGATGAATTTGCCATGCGCTATGGCATCGAGTCCATATATCAGGCCATGACGTAAGGCTCCCCTGGGGCTCTAGGAAATGGCTACTAACATTTGGAGTAGCTAACAATGGAGGTACACTGACAGAGTGGACAGGTCTTTAGTGGGGTAGTATACAGTGATTCATTGCTTTCCTCTCTGAGCTGGGTAGGGTGGATCTGTGCAAAGAGAGTATATGTATAAAAGAACTGTGTTTATCAGTAACTCAGGGAGAAGGTATTTGTCTGTCTACCCCAGAGTTCACAGGTAGGAAGAGAAAAGGGCATGGGAGGGTATACAAGGACAGACTTGCCCAAACATCACAGGCCTGAGCAGACAGGGTATGTGTGCTCAGGTACATGTGTGTGACAGACAAGCTTTCATAAACTGGCCTGGGAGTCGGAAAGAGCACTGAACTGTAGGGAAAGCAGCTGTGTCTGCAGTTGACCAAGACTCCTATAAAAGAAATTCCCACCTACTATGAGAAGAGGTGTAGTCTGTGTACTGGAGAGGCTGCCATTAGAAGCAGCACTAGGTAAGCAGAGGGTAGCTGGTGCCCTGGCTGTGCTTCATTTATTCTACAAACTTTTACTTAGTTCCTTCTGTGTGTCATACGTTGTGCCACATGCTGAGAACACAAAGATGAATGAGATGGGGCCTCTGTGCTTGGGGAACTCAGTCTAGCAGGAGAGACAGACCAGTAAACAAACAattacaatataatataataagtGCTATAGTAGAAGTAATCACAGTGTATCATGAGAGCATCTAAATTTTAGGGGAGGCCTGTGAAGAAAGCTGTTGAAGAGTTGACACTTGAAAtgcagaaaaggaggaagggtATTTCTGGTAGGGCATGTGCAGGGATGCCAAGATGCAACAGAGCATAGACTATTCAAAGAATTACAAGAAGTTTAGTTTAGATGGAAGAAACATGTTGAGGATTGAGGTTGGAGAATGGGCCCTCTGCCATTCTTACACTGTTCACTCTCCCTGGGTGAGCTCATTCAAGCCTATGACCTCAGTCACTACTTCTGAGCTTAGGACTCCCAGATCTCTTTCTCCAGACCAGCTCTTATCCTGAGTTTCAGATCCATTTTCATTTGCTTCCTGGCTATTCTCATAGGCATTGCAAACTCAACATGACCAAAATCCAAATCAACATTATCTCCACCAAATCTGTTCTTCCTATATTCCCTATTTTAGTAAATGGAACAATTTATTACACAGTTATCCAAACAGAAATTTAGGAGTCAgcctaaacatttctttcatactACCACCATTCAATCAGTCTCTAAAACCTCTAGATTCTACttcctaaaaatgtttttaatctatTAGTATTGCTATAGctcagtaataatgataataataataacagcaacaacaactcCTATGTACCATTtccttatgtgccaggcactggtctaaGTAATTTAtgaatgttaactcatttaatccccatatcattattattcccattttatagataaaaagaCTGAAGCATGAAGAAGTTTAAGTAATCTATCCAAGGTCACTGAACACTGGAGCTGAGACTCAAACCCAAAGTCTGGCTCTAGGGTCTGTGCCCTTAACCATTTCTCTGTTCCATTTAGTGCTTCATTGCTTCTTTTCTGCGTGATTGCAATAACTCTTCAATTGGTCTTTCTCTCTTAGTCTTCTCTCTCTCCAagttttcgtttctaatttttaccttcaaaGTGACCTTTCTGAAAGACTAATCTGATCACAGTATGCCTTTGTTTAAAAACTTACTATAGCATCTAGGATAAACTCCTTTATTATCTGTTCTCTGTCTACTTCTCCTCTCGAATTTCATAGTACTCCTCTATCAAACACCTGAACAGTAGCCCTGAGTGAGGTTTCCCAAATGAATGACTCTCTCCATGAGTATATTTGTTTT
Protein-coding regions in this window:
- the LOC132367877 gene encoding small ribosomal subunit protein eS6-like, whose product is MKLNISFPATGCQKLIEVDDERKLRTFYEKHMATEVAADALGEEWKGYVVRISGGNDKQGFPMKQGVLTHGRVRLLLSQGHSCYRPRRTGERKRKAVQGCIVDANLSILNLVIVKKGEKDIPGLTDTTVPRRLGPKRSSRIHKLFNLSKEDDVRQYVVRKPLNKEGKKPRTKAPKIQRLVTPRVLQHKRRRIALKKQRTKKNKEEAAEYAKLLAKRMKEAKEKRQEQIAKRRRLSSLRASTSKSESSQK